A single window of Watersipora subatra chromosome 9, tzWatSuba1.1, whole genome shotgun sequence DNA harbors:
- the LOC137405471 gene encoding small ribosomal subunit protein mS35-like: MAAPRLKSCLRLRNINKTYLASHTNVHNLINFITARTFTGKGIPPMPKCDKRDKDGFRIYRIPGLHKDPVEQKKSPFKMFSERPPPREKVMKVDQDWTNVWPTAASFKPSVVPLPIRQGYVKNAGENQGIIPYKYHNMELMKVINFLHLTPRHISKHCAALKKFCTPWPQELNEEGIQETHFPLSITTCDYVYSHSTIRDPRSRLVTMKFKMSCLDLDYHAKDKMIRLLGDRYDQETDEVTIQSDKCPIQQQNSDYIAYLLTALYYESWKVEEWEGEKTWADLEAYDWERSKAKEKIERLQEKLPQARKESWSEDVGRFAEAVTRLHNEGESKDTLNDYKSAVLAMLKLRTDSTPSNNAQTPS, from the exons ATGGCTGCGCCCAGGCTGAAATCTTGTTTAAGGCTTCGGAATATAAACAAAACGTATTTGGCTTCGCATACTAATGTGCATAATCTAATCAATTTTATAACTGCAAGAACTTTTACTGGGAAAGGAATCCCTCCTATGCCGA AATGTGACAAACGTGATAAAGATGGGTTTAGGATATACAGAATACCGGGTCTTCACAAAGATCCCGTGGAACAAAAGAAAAGCCCGTTTAAAATGTTCagtgag AGACCTCCTCCGAGGGAGAAGGTGATGAAGGTGGATCAGGATTGGACGAATGTATGGCCTACAGCGGCTTCATTCAAACCCTCCGTCGTACCACTTCCGATTCGCCAAGGATATGTCAAG AATGCTGGAGAGAACCAGGGGATTATTCCTTACAAGTACCACAATATGGAACTAATGAAAGTTATCAATTTCCTCCATCTCACTCCACGGCACATCAGCAAACACTGCGCTGCTCTTAAAA AGTTTTGCACACCTTGGCCGCAGGAACTGAATGAAGAGGGAATACAGGAAACGCATTTTCCCCTTTCCATCACAACTTGTGACTATGTTTACTCTCACTCCACTATTAGAGATCCACGGAGTCGTCTGGTTACCATGAAG TTTAAGATGAGTTGCCTTGACCTCGACTACCACGCTAAAGACAAGATGATACGACTCCTTGGCGACAGGTATGACCAGGAGACAGATGAAGTAACTATTCAGTCGGACAAGTGTCCAATTCAACAACAGAACAGCGACTACATCGCATACCTACTCACAGCGCTCTACTATGAATCTTGG AAAGTGGAGGAGTGGGAAGGGGAGAAAACTTGGGCAGATTTAGAAGCGTATGACTGGGAGAGAAGCAAGGCTAAAGAGAAGATAGAGCGTCTGCAGGAGAAACTGCCACAGGCT CGAAAGGAAAGTTGGAGCGAAGATGTTGGTCGGTTTGCCGAGGCTGTGACAAGGTTGCACAATGAGGGAGAAAGCAAAGACACTCTGAATGATTACAAATCTGCAGTATTAGCCATGTTGAAACTACGTACTGATTCCACTCCATCGAACAATGCACAAACCCCATCCTGA
- the LOC137405472 gene encoding 5-demethoxyubiquinone hydroxylase, mitochondrial-like — MLRSGLIRSTPIRTYCRKYSSHVSDKEKAILDRMIRVDHAGEFGANTIYAGQLAVLGNTPVGPIIKHMWEQEKEHLDTFNRLIPQYRVRPTALLPFWNVAGWALGAGTALLGKEGAMACTVAVESVIGEHYNDQIRELVALDPEKYKELLEIITKFRDEELEHHDIGLDHDAEKAPLYTALTEAIKIGCRGAIWVAERV, encoded by the exons ATGCTTCGATCAGGCCTCATCCGATCGACACCAATCAGGACATACTGTCGAAAGTACAGTTCGCATGTATCAGATAAGGAAAAGGCAATTCTGGATCGGATGATTCGAGTTGACCATGCTGGAGAGTTTGGAGCCAACACAATATATGCTGGACAGTTGGCAGTGCTGGGCAATACTCCAGTGGGGCCCATCATCAAACATATGTGGGAGCAGGAAAAGGAGCATTTAGACACCTTTAATAGACTGATACCTCAGTACAGAGTTAGACCGACAGCTTTGCTTCCATTTTGGAATGTTGCTGGTTGGGCGCTCGGAGCTGGAACAGCGCTGCTAG GCAAGGAAGGTGCTATGGCATGTACAGTTGCAGTAGAATCAGTAATTGGTGAACATTACAATGACCAGATAAGGGAGTTAGTTGCTCTTGATCCAGAGAAGTACAAGGAACTGCTGGAGATAATAACCAAGTTCAGGGATGAAGAGCTTGAACATCATGACATTGGTCTTGACCACGATGCTGAAAAAGCGCCCCTCTATACAGCACTCACTGAGGCTATAAAAATAGGATGTCGAGGTGCCATCTGGGTTGCAGAACGAGTGTAA